GAGACTGATCTGATGCACATGTTATGTTTATATATGGGTTGCTCCGATCAAAATCAGCTAGTAGTAGGCTGCCCATATATGTACAACCATACAATGAAAACCCAAAAACTCGAGCTAAAGACTTGGACCAATTCTATTTACAACGCATATATGGCAATCCTGATCTATCTAGGACTAAGCCCTCTTTTATCCCCTTGATAGATCGTTGAAAACAAACAACTCTTGgaaaggagtttcctgcaagtgcacttCGGATAGTATGGTTGTAAAGCTCCTTCGGAATTAGCAAGGATATCAACATATGTAAACTCAAAACTTCTGTCAACATATGCTCTTAATGATATCTTAATTGCACATCCATGTCCAGCAGCACTTTCTCGGGTCTCATTCAAGTATGtggccatacatacatatatatatatatgtatgtatgtatgtatgtatgtttgaaTAAAAACTTATGTTTTCAAATATTTGTGTGATCTTTTAACAATTGCcgtcctttttattattatcacaaagtaatgaaaaaagaaatttatctgCAGAATTGAAAGAGATGACCAGCCATTTTCCCCTTTAGTGTACTGTCGGTCAAGTGGTCTCAGAGTTTCAACAGCTGCCGGTTCAACGGCTGCAATGCTCTCTGCTGGTGGATTTCAAATCCCCATTTTATCTCAGGATCTCCAGTACATGGTAAGAGAACCCATTTCTCCTGGGGCAGCCTCTAGCTTGATGATGCACGGATTAATCAAATCTGATCAGTACATTGAGGTCGCATGGTTTTGTAACAAGGGTGTGATATACATTGATGGTTCTCATGTTTGCTATCCTATCCAAAATGGGGATACTATTGAAGTATCTCCCAAGGCCCCAATTCGGGTACGTTTGGTTACTAGAcacctctcaactcatctcaatttatcattacaacttttttaaattccaacacaaaacataataaacaatttaactttttcaaatcccaagataataacaatattaaaaaataatattctaacaatattttatcatctcaactcaactcacttcaacatccaaacgcaacctaaaagTATTTTTGCCTGACCATTTATTTGCACCGTGTATATGCACATAAAGTTGAGGctgcatatatttttcagaaagAAGTGTAAGTTTCTAGACATGAGTTGCATATGCAAGACCggaattttgtaaaaatgagTTGGAGACAGCACTTGTTCGAGGAAACTATTGATTCTATATGGAAAagctcaatatgtaggttgagGTTGCGGTTGAGGTTTACCTTCCTAGAAAGTTGTACTGCGAGTATTTTGTCCTGACCAGAATCATCCTGCATTGCTGGGAGGAACCTGGTTTAAGCTCATACGTTTGACTACTGTGGGCAGGTTGTACTTGTCTCTCTTGAGATTGAAAGCTGCTTCAATCAGAGGCCTTCTCATATTTTTCAGGTGCCCCTTAAACAAGGGGACGTTTGGGAAAAACTAATTTCTTTGGATATTCGGCTGAGATCTCTGTTACGTTTCTCTTCTGCAAATGTATAGCGTTTACTGGTGTTAAGTTTCCACATTCACAATGGAAATTCCAAGAAGCAAGGCCGTGTTTAcaacatttcttcttcttcttcttcttctttttgttgttgCCCCCATTCAGTTTT
This genomic interval from Juglans microcarpa x Juglans regia isolate MS1-56 chromosome 4D, Jm3101_v1.0, whole genome shotgun sequence contains the following:
- the LOC121260255 gene encoding probable NADH kinase; amino-acid sequence: MKTQKLELKTWTNSIYNAYMYGCKAPSELARISTYVNSKLLSTYALNDILIAHPCPAALSRVSFKIERDDQPFSPLVYCRSSGLRVSTAAGSTAAMLSAGGFQIPILSQDLQYMVREPISPGAASSLMMHGLIKSDQYIEVAWFCNKGVIYIDGSHVCYPIQNGDTIEVSPKAPIRVVLVSLEIESCFNQRPSHIFQRLLVLSFHIHNGNSKKQGRVYNISSSSSSSFCCCPHSVFNSKLVSLDVTFNIEIKDFDNHELEILGAKNSSGTQQCRFLKIGSLPFGAPTLPNF